GATTTTGACCTCCCTACTTTTTCTGAAATCAAGTATGTATTAGATGAAATGATTTATGCGAATCAACGAAGCGGCCGAATCGTCATTGATCTAAAAAATGACGAAAAAGAACGTCTTGCAAAGGCAGCCTTAGGATTAACACTCCATGAAGCGGAAAATGCATTTGCGCGTGCGATGGTTGAGGACGGCCGGTTAGATATAAAAGATGTCGAGGTTATCATTGAAGAAAAACGGCAGATTATCAAGAAGTCGGGAATTTTAGAATTTATTAAAAGTGACCTAAAGATAGAAGATGTCGGAGGACTTGAAAATCTCAAGCGCTGGTTAAAGAAACGAGACAAATCCTGGCTTGATTCTGCACAGAAATATGGGCTACCTGCTCCTAAAGGCGTTCTGATTACAGGGGTTCCAGGCTGTGGAAAAAGCTTAATTGCCAAATCCATCAGTGCGATGTGGCAGCTTCCCCTCCTTCGTCTAGATATGGGGAAGATATTTAGCGGAATTGTCGGCAGCAGTGAAGAAAATATGCGCAAAGCCATTCAAACGGTCGAAGCCATCTCTCCTTCTATTCTTTGGATTGATGAAATTGAAAAAGGCTTTAGCGGTCTTTCCTCTAGTGGTGATAGCGGGACCTCAAGCCGAATCTTTGGTACTTTCCTTACGTGGATGCAGGAAAAAACCAAACCGGTATTTGTCGTGGCAACGGCCAATAATATTCATTCGTTACCAGCGGAGTTGCTGCGCAAAGGACGTTTTGATGAAATATTCTTTGTCGACCTTCCTACGATGAAGGAACGAATGGACATCTTCCGAGTACATATGCAAAAGCGGTTAATCGATCCACAAGTAATGGGACACTTTGAAATAAACGACGGGGTGCTAGAAAGATTAGCTCAGTTAACAGAAGGATATGTCGGAGCGGAAGTGGAACAAATCGTCATTTCTGCTTTGTTTGAAGCATTCTCTGAAGACCGCAGTATAGACCTCGGGGACTTTGAGAAGGCCATTAATAATACGGTCCCCCTTTCGATTACTCAAGCAGAGCAAATACATTCCATCCGAGAATGGGCCAATGTTCGCGCAGTGGCAGCTACGCCAAAAGAAGACCGTGCCGAATACAAAAGTAAAAAGGAAATCGTCCTATCTCCTCCTCCAAAAGACGAAGATGTCCGAATGGAACGAGGCGGCAGAGCGGTAGATTTTTAGATAATAAGGACGGGGTATAAAATGTCAAAGCAATTACGAATACAAATTTTTCAAGACGGTCAAATCCAAGCTGAAGTTCTAGGAGTGAAAGGGAAAAAGTGTACAGATTATATCTCCCTGCTCGAGGAATTATTGGAAGCAGAAATCATTGAATCTGAATATACTTCCGAGTATTACCAAACAGAAGAAGTTCATATAGACGAAATGCAATCCAACCCGATTACCGTGAACACAAAGGGGGTAAGGTAAATGTCTGTATCATTGGCTTTAATTCCAATAGCCCTTACCCTTCGCACATGTTTGGGCAAGGATCAATTCCATGAATGGGTTGATTCCATGCAGGTAAAGGTTGCAACGAGCTTTGAAAATGAACAGGATTTAATTCAAACACTTCAAAAAGCGGGTTATGATGCTGAGAAATGGGGTGGATCGATCAAGACCCACCTAAATGGGGAAAAGCAATTTTTCTTTTGGGAGTTTGTCGATGGCAAGTGGCAGGCAATTTTTGAAAAAGCCGATTCTCAGGCTGCCTTTCAGCAATTTATGAAGGATTTGGAACAAAAATCGATGAGAAAAATCTTCACTGGTGATTACATAGCAGAGAATCAACTTGAACAAGAACCTGTACATACCTTCCCTACCAATTTCCGGGATGGAAACATTTTAACTCGGACGTTAAAGGAATTCGGCGTCAACACAATTCAAGGGAATAATGGGGATATTTCCTGTACCGTGCAGGGAACTCATTTAACGTTTCGACAGAATGGAGACACTCCTTACTCGGTGGAAATTAAAAATGCACCAAGTTTGCAGGATATTTATATGTATATCTCCGATGTAGATGATGAATATAAACGATGTGTACAAGCATTGGTTTACGAAAAACTGAAACAAAGAGCAGCACAGAAAAATTTAACAGTTGAAACGGAAGAAGTGCTTGAAGATAACTCGATTGTCATTACGTTAAACATCCAAGGCTAAACAAAGCCTTTCTTTTACGATAAAAGGGTTTCAAGCGTACTTCAACCCCTAGTCCGATTTCACCTCTGTCTGCAATGGATAAATCATAGACTGAGAGATTTTAAGGGAGGACATCATAACATGACACCAACACCGAAGGGGAAGTTTTGGAGAGTAAGGAAATCTTGGTGGATTTTATTAACCTTTACGGTAATGTTTAATTGGGTCGCTTTTTTCATTATTGGCTCTAAAGTAAATCATAAAAAATGGAAAATGTATGGAGCTCTTTATGCCATACCATTTATCCTCCTTATGGCAATCGGAGACCGTTACGAATCAAATGACTGGCAATGGGATTTAATGGGTACTTCTCTGTTAGGGGGATGGATAGCCTCCATGATCCATGCCTTTCGTATTCGTAAGGAGTACTTGTATCGATTAGAAGCAATAGAATTAAGAGAACCTTATGAGGATTATAAATTAAGAGGAAAAATTCAATCCGAGTATGGAGTAAAGTTCAACCAAGCTCCCATCGAACAGTCGCTGGAGCAGCCAAACCCAGTATCGCAGCAGGCTCCAACACAGCCAGCGCATTCTCATCCACCTACCCGAACAGCAGAGGTTTCCCCGGTTCAAACAGAGCGGCATAAACCAGATCCTGTTGACTTGAATAAGGCTTCTGAGCTGGAACTTGCCATGCTGCCAGGTGTGGGTCCAATCTTGGCAAAAAGAGCAATGATGGAGCGGGATAAATTAGGCGGCTTCCGATCACTGGAGGATTTCTCCCAGCTGTTGGGCCTAAAACCGCATATCGTTGAAAAAATTCGTCCACTTGTGGTGGTAATCCCAACAGAAGATTCATCACAGAGATGGACTGGACGGATGGTTGATTTTTAATGAAACTTCGAATTCACCAATTCATTCCCTTTACCCGTGTGGAAGGTCCGGGTGAACGGGCTTGTCTTCAAGTTCAAGGCTGTCCGATTCGCTGTTCCGGCTGTGCTGTTCCATTTACCTGGTCCACAAAGGGTGGCTACGATGTAACCGTCGAAGAACTTGCCCAGAAGATAATAGCTGGACCTAAGGTGGAGGGTATCACCTTTTTAGGAGGCGAACCTTTTGAACAAGCGGAAGCACTCGCAGAATTGGGCGCACGTTTGAAGGAAACGGGGTTATCGGTCATGACCTTTTCAGGTTACGTTCTGGAAGATATCAAGAGTGCTAATCGTAAGGATTGGAATGACTTATTACGTGTAACGGACCTTTTGATTGATGGCCCTTTTCAAAAAGAAAAGCGGGACCTCAGCAGGCCCTGGGTAGGATCATCCAATCAAAGGTATCACTTTTTAACCGATCGCTATGCTTACTTGAAGGACGAGTTAACGAATACACCGAACCGAATGGAAATAACTTTAAAACCTGATGGACGTGTTTTTGCGAACGGTATGGCAACCATTGAGGATTTAGAAGGATTATTCAACGAGTTAATAAAATAAGATTTATGGATAAGTAGACATACTATGCGTGCCAATTTTTCCTTTTTCCATTTATCAACTAATGAAAAACGCAGACCCCTTGAAAGGTAAAGGGTTCACTTTAGAGGTGCATGACCTCGTTTTGACTAAGAAAATGTAAGAGAAATTGGCAACAAAAAAACATAGAAAAGAGTGCTCATTTGAATAGAAATGGCACTCTTTTTTTCTTTGGCTGTTTGGTAAACTTTGTGTTAGTTATTCCGCTTTAGTGATTGAGGACAGTTTTATCGATTTCATGGCAAGTTTTGTCCTCAAGAGCAGTCATTGAGGACAGTTTTACCGATTTCATGGCAAGTTTTGTCCTCAAGAGCAGTCATTGAGGACAGTTTTACCGATTTCATGGCAGGTTTTGTCCTCAAGAGCAGTCATTGAGGACAGTTTTACCGATTTCATGGCAGGTTTTGTCCTCAAGAGCAATCATTGAGGACAGTTTTACCGATTTCATGGCAAGTTTTGTCCTCAAGAGCAGTCATTGAGGACAGTTTTACCGATTTCATGGCAAGTTTTGTCCTCAAGAGCAGTCATTGAGGACAGTTTTACCGATTTCATGGCAGGTTTTGTCCTCAAGAGCAGTCATTGAGGACAGTTTTACCGATTTCATGGTAGGTTTTGTCCTTAAGAGCAGTCAATTGAGGACAGTTTTACTGATTTCAAAGCTGGTTTTGTCCTCAAGAGCGAGTATATTGACACCCGTTTTGGTAATAGAATGACACCAATTTTTCCTTATACAATAAGTATTGCCATTTGATATTGGACTTATATTTTATATTGTCAATTCTTCTATTAATCAATCTAAACCCTTGATACGATAACAAAAATGGCATACGCCAATGCGTATGCCATTTCGTGCGTCAATTTGACTTCGTGCACCCTTTAAGTGACCCCTTTACCTTGAAAGGTCTGCGTTTTTTTGCATACTATCTTGGTGCGTGGCAGCTTGGGCATGAGCTGCGACTAGAATCAAATTGATTCCCGCAGTTTCGGCAGAATACCACTCCAGATACTTCTGCTGGCTTCGTTTGTTTTGAAGCAGCTACTTGTGCGGAAGCCTGCTGCTCCACATGGATTGACCTTTTCTTCGTTAAAGAAACAATTACTAAAATCATGGTAATAAGGTTAACAACTAAACTAGCAATGGTAAGCCAATTCCATAGGGTAAAATCTTCAAACATCCGTATTAGCCTCCAACTACTTCATTTTCAGTTTCTATGCTGTGTTTCTTTTGTTTACGGAAAATGACCAATGCAGCAATGGCCACACCTAGACCGCCAATTCCACCAAGAGATCCCGCAAACAACGGCTTATTGTTGTACCAACGGACAATTGGGTTCGTAGATACAAGCAATTCTTTCACTTCTTTCGATAGTTCATTACCAGCTGCATCCACCGCTGTAATCTTTACATCCTGCAAATCATTAGAGCTTTGGATCGCAAAGGTAAAGTTCTCCCCTTCCGCCTTATGGTCAACGACCTTACCATTCAAATAAATGGTCGCACCGTTAAGGACCAGATTGTCCTTGATGGATACCGATACCGTTTTATTCTCAACGGGATACTGGCGGCCATTTTCTAAATCAATGGGTACAATCACAGGAGCGGTCTTGTCGATACCGAATGAAACCTCAGCTTTTTTCTTTTCATCGATGGTTTCATTAACGTTACCCGCTACATCCTCTGAGTAAATAGCAACGGTGTATTTACCGTCTGCAGCAAATAGATCTTTTTTCACCACATACGTGTACTGACTCCAAGTACCCTCACCACCTGTTTCCGTAACAGTATAATCTGTTCCTTCAACCAAATCACGAGGTGTACCATTTTTCGTCATCTTCACCTGAATGGTATCTTTCTTCAAGCTGTCGACATTTGTTTCTGTCAAGATAACGTCTTGTTCATCCTTCATATACTTACCATCTATCGCTTTCAAGGTTTCATCAAAGGTATAAACCGAACCAAAACGGTTCACAGAGAACATAATCGTTTGTGTTGATACATTTCCAGCAAAGTCAGTAAGAGTAGCTGTTAAGGTATAAAGATCGTCATTTTCCTTCGTTTTTTCAAAGTTTTTGAACGTATAGACTTGACCGTTCGGAGCCTCCGCAGAGCTTCCAGCCAATGATACGTTCCCTTTATTCCACCCTTTTAAGCTAATTGAAACGGCACTCTTATTGAAATTCGTATCTGAATAAGAGATGACTGGGGCAACATCGCCATTATTAGCAGACTTGTCTGCTACACCCGTAATGCTAAGCTTAGGCACAGTTTGGTCAACAATGAATGTATCCACGGAATAATCAGCAGCCACATTGCCTGCCATATCCGTATAGGCTACATCAAAGCTATAAGTCGCATCAGCAGAATACTGGATGGTAGCTGTGTGAACATCACCATTTGTAGACCATCCACTTGTTTTCGGGAATGCTACTGGGTTACCACCATCTGTTGCGGTGCCTGTCACCTGAATACGACTTGTTTCAAAATTATGCTCTTTAATAGAAATCGTCGCCGTTCTAGCATTTTTAAAATAATTACCATTTGCTGCTGAATTATTGTTATACGCTACGTTAATTACAGGAACCGTTTTATCGAGTGTAAATTTATGCTGGGCGAAAGGGGCAGCCACATTTCCTGCATTATCTTTGTATTTGATATCAAATGTGTAATCTCCATCTGCACTGTATTTAACGGTTGCAGTATAAGTGGTTTTATCTGGGTCCTGAGAATTTGCTCTAGTTGTCCAGCCAACTAATTTAGG
This Neobacillus sp. YX16 DNA region includes the following protein-coding sequences:
- a CDS encoding AAA family ATPase, whose product is MNGQSISDFKVLVSNLLKARFPYLYISTWEEERAVDVIQSVVTDESLIKTTRKVFTWSVTKGLSENGQKGKEETKAPLKALDFVENYHEPAIFILKDFHVYFGANGRPADNQLIRKIRDLLPTLKQSPSPKNVIFVSPSLVLPDDLQKDLTIVDFDLPTFSEIKYVLDEMIYANQRSGRIVIDLKNDEKERLAKAALGLTLHEAENAFARAMVEDGRLDIKDVEVIIEEKRQIIKKSGILEFIKSDLKIEDVGGLENLKRWLKKRDKSWLDSAQKYGLPAPKGVLITGVPGCGKSLIAKSISAMWQLPLLRLDMGKIFSGIVGSSEENMRKAIQTVEAISPSILWIDEIEKGFSGLSSSGDSGTSSRIFGTFLTWMQEKTKPVFVVATANNIHSLPAELLRKGRFDEIFFVDLPTMKERMDIFRVHMQKRLIDPQVMGHFEINDGVLERLAQLTEGYVGAEVEQIVISALFEAFSEDRSIDLGDFEKAINNTVPLSITQAEQIHSIREWANVRAVAATPKEDRAEYKSKKEIVLSPPPKDEDVRMERGGRAVDF
- a CDS encoding DUF2997 domain-containing protein codes for the protein MSKQLRIQIFQDGQIQAEVLGVKGKKCTDYISLLEELLEAEIIESEYTSEYYQTEEVHIDEMQSNPITVNTKGVR
- a CDS encoding helix-hairpin-helix domain-containing protein, with product MTPTPKGKFWRVRKSWWILLTFTVMFNWVAFFIIGSKVNHKKWKMYGALYAIPFILLMAIGDRYESNDWQWDLMGTSLLGGWIASMIHAFRIRKEYLYRLEAIELREPYEDYKLRGKIQSEYGVKFNQAPIEQSLEQPNPVSQQAPTQPAHSHPPTRTAEVSPVQTERHKPDPVDLNKASELELAMLPGVGPILAKRAMMERDKLGGFRSLEDFSQLLGLKPHIVEKIRPLVVVIPTEDSSQRWTGRMVDF
- a CDS encoding 4Fe-4S single cluster domain-containing protein; translated protein: MKLRIHQFIPFTRVEGPGERACLQVQGCPIRCSGCAVPFTWSTKGGYDVTVEELAQKIIAGPKVEGITFLGGEPFEQAEALAELGARLKETGLSVMTFSGYVLEDIKSANRKDWNDLLRVTDLLIDGPFQKEKRDLSRPWVGSSNQRYHFLTDRYAYLKDELTNTPNRMEITLKPDGRVFANGMATIEDLEGLFNELIK